A region of Selenomonadales bacterium 4137-cl DNA encodes the following proteins:
- a CDS encoding S-layer homology domain-containing protein, whose amino-acid sequence MRTIVALVIGVCLMATTAFAAPAENFNDLPRSHWAYEAVSMLAKEGIVDGYPDKTFKGDKTMTRYEMAQIVAKAMANQAKANIALRALIDKLAVEFALDMNRINARIDKVEKDQKKVKFSGELSQQYKSKEDSVGKKQSYGQEKFKLNIVGQVDKDTTVTVRIADPAPSATMFKDSSHHKYGEFATNGRIFDNMYGTTKVGAFKVKVGRQPLVTDPEDIIVDSDFFSFDGISFGTKLKDFDFSYSRGRFARGLDSGTVWAFNGFAKSEFQNVDVQTLSLGTELGKLNLNVNWVEFEKSKKNNPNVTLMAYDVYQADWAFNDKFLVGFEYGKNTKAVDEGAFSSVKAVFGHRKLDRAGKQSLTVTHSDFKKNSLYYAYSSMDCPDEDVTGDRFTNLDFAYKLALSKSLSLKLEYGDIKDKTTPSENYKFWKLTTKWKF is encoded by the coding sequence ATGAGAACAATAGTGGCCTTGGTCATCGGCGTCTGCCTGATGGCGACCACCGCATTCGCGGCTCCGGCGGAGAACTTCAACGATCTCCCCAGGTCGCACTGGGCGTATGAAGCGGTGTCGATGCTGGCCAAGGAAGGTATCGTGGACGGATACCCTGATAAGACCTTCAAGGGCGACAAGACGATGACTCGTTACGAAATGGCGCAGATCGTCGCCAAGGCGATGGCCAATCAGGCCAAAGCCAACATCGCCCTCCGGGCACTGATCGACAAGCTGGCGGTGGAGTTCGCCCTGGATATGAACAGGATCAACGCCCGCATCGACAAGGTGGAGAAGGATCAGAAGAAGGTCAAGTTCTCCGGTGAACTGTCGCAGCAGTATAAGAGCAAGGAAGATTCCGTCGGCAAAAAGCAAAGCTACGGGCAGGAGAAGTTCAAGCTGAACATCGTCGGCCAGGTGGACAAGGATACCACCGTGACGGTGCGGATCGCCGATCCGGCTCCGAGCGCGACGATGTTCAAGGACTCCAGCCATCACAAGTACGGCGAGTTCGCCACCAACGGCCGGATATTCGATAATATGTACGGGACGACTAAGGTTGGAGCGTTCAAGGTGAAGGTCGGCCGCCAGCCGCTGGTGACCGATCCTGAGGATATCATCGTGGACAGCGATTTCTTCAGCTTCGACGGGATATCGTTCGGGACCAAGCTGAAGGATTTCGACTTCAGCTATAGCCGCGGACGGTTTGCCAGAGGCCTGGACTCAGGAACGGTGTGGGCCTTCAACGGTTTCGCGAAGTCGGAGTTCCAGAATGTTGACGTTCAGACGCTCTCGCTCGGTACGGAGTTGGGCAAACTGAATCTTAACGTCAACTGGGTAGAGTTCGAGAAGTCGAAGAAAAACAACCCGAACGTCACGCTGATGGCATACGATGTATACCAGGCGGACTGGGCTTTCAACGATAAGTTCCTGGTCGGTTTTGAATACGGCAAGAATACCAAGGCGGTCGACGAAGGCGCGTTCAGTTCGGTCAAAGCCGTTTTCGGCCACCGGAAGCTGGATCGCGCCGGCAAGCAAAGCTTAACCGTAACGCATTCCGACTTTAAGAAAAACTCGCTGTATTATGCTTATTCGTCCATGGACTGCCCGGATGAAGACGTGACCGGGGACCGGTTCACCAACCTGGACTTCGCGTACAAGCTGGCACTCAGCAAATCGTTGAGCTTGAAGCTGGAATACGGCGATATTAAGGACAAGACCACGCCGTCAGAGAACTATAAGTTTTGGAAGCTGACGACTAAATGGAAATTCTAG
- a CDS encoding cupin domain-containing protein, translated as MANGKRFVSPAEVETQVFDWGSLKWLSEPKTTGAVRFSTGVVILEPGKGHSNHNHPGVEEILYCISGEGEQVVAGEKRPLVPGMLIHIPPDVFHETYNTGWEQLKLLAVYSPPGPETEFTRLPDCKVLPAGQLPVR; from the coding sequence GTGGCCAATGGAAAACGGTTCGTCAGTCCCGCTGAAGTGGAAACCCAGGTATTCGACTGGGGCAGCCTGAAGTGGCTAAGTGAGCCTAAAACCACCGGGGCGGTCAGGTTCAGCACCGGGGTGGTCATCCTCGAACCTGGCAAAGGGCACTCCAACCACAACCATCCCGGCGTCGAAGAAATACTGTACTGTATTTCCGGCGAAGGGGAACAGGTCGTCGCCGGCGAGAAGCGCCCCCTCGTCCCCGGCATGCTGATCCACATCCCGCCCGATGTCTTCCACGAAACCTACAATACAGGCTGGGAGCAGCTTAAACTTCTCGCCGTCTACAGCCCGCCCGGCCCGGAGACTGAGTTCACCCGCCTGCCGGACTGCAAAGTACTGCCTGCGGGGCAGTTACCGGTCAGATAG
- a CDS encoding phosphoenolpyruvate hydrolase family protein: MILTRSAVLTKIREQVKKGVPVIGAGAGTGISAKSAEAGGVDLIVIYNSGRYRMAGRGSLAGLMPYGDANAIVVEMASEVLPVVKQTPVLAGVCGTDPFRLMDVFLKQLKEIGFLGVQNFPTVGLCDGIFRQNLEETGMGYDLEVEMIAKARELDLLTTPYVFSDDDAVKMTKAGADILVAHMGLTTKGTIGAKTALTLDDCVRKIQSMHDAAKKVNPDVLVICHGGPIAEPEDAAYVLSRTKGVIGFYGASSMERLPTEKAIAAQVKAFKDIQF; encoded by the coding sequence ATGATACTTACAAGAAGCGCGGTGCTAACGAAGATCAGAGAACAGGTCAAAAAAGGCGTTCCCGTCATCGGTGCGGGCGCCGGCACCGGCATATCGGCGAAAAGCGCCGAGGCCGGCGGCGTCGACCTGATCGTGATTTACAATTCCGGCCGCTATCGGATGGCCGGCAGAGGCTCGCTGGCTGGCCTGATGCCATACGGCGACGCTAACGCGATCGTCGTCGAGATGGCCAGCGAAGTGCTGCCGGTCGTCAAGCAGACGCCCGTGCTGGCCGGGGTCTGCGGCACCGACCCCTTCCGCCTGATGGATGTTTTTCTCAAACAGCTCAAGGAAATCGGCTTCCTCGGCGTGCAGAACTTCCCCACCGTCGGCCTGTGCGACGGCATCTTCCGTCAAAACCTCGAGGAAACCGGCATGGGGTACGATCTCGAGGTCGAGATGATCGCCAAGGCCCGCGAACTCGACCTGCTCACCACCCCCTACGTTTTCTCCGACGACGACGCCGTCAAGATGACCAAGGCCGGAGCCGATATCCTCGTTGCTCACATGGGCCTGACCACCAAAGGAACGATCGGCGCGAAAACAGCCCTGACCCTCGACGACTGTGTGCGCAAAATCCAGTCGATGCACGACGCGGCCAAGAAAGTCAACCCAGACGTGCTCGTCATCTGCCACGGCGGACCGATCGCCGAACCGGAAGACGCCGCCTACGTGCTGTCGAGGACGAAAGGAGTCATCGGCTTTTACGGCGCCTCGAGCATGGAGCGGCTGCCGACCGAAAAGGCTATCGCCGCCCAGGTCAAAGCGTTCAAGGACATTCAGTTTTAA
- a CDS encoding Tm-1-like ATP-binding domain-containing protein encodes MAGKVILVGTLDTKGQEFKFIKELIEGTGVKTVVVDAGVKGKPPFPPDIANDRVAAAGGTPLDELLRKDDRGLAMEVMTKGAANILTELYNKGEVAGVISLGGSAGTTIGTAAMRALPVGVPKVMVSTMASGDTRPYVGVKDITMMYSVVDISGINSLSRRILANAAFAVAGMAGGELPAGAQDKPLIAATMFGVTTPCVTKAKEYLEAQGYELLVFHATGTGGQAMEGLVDGGFMKGVLDITTTEWADELAGGVLSAGPHRLEAAGKNGLPQVVSVGALDMVNFGPPDTIPAKYKDRLFYQHNPTVTLMRTTAEECRKLGEIIAAKLNAAQGPVALFLPLKGVSLIDTAGKPFFDPEADAALFDALRTNIDRAKVELIEMDNDINDDEFALAMAAKLQSYLEK; translated from the coding sequence GTGGCCGGAAAAGTGATCCTTGTGGGTACCTTGGACACGAAAGGACAGGAATTCAAGTTCATCAAGGAGCTGATCGAGGGCACCGGCGTCAAAACGGTGGTCGTCGACGCCGGCGTTAAGGGAAAACCGCCCTTCCCGCCCGATATTGCCAACGACCGGGTCGCCGCCGCCGGGGGAACCCCTTTGGACGAACTGCTCCGCAAGGACGACCGGGGGCTGGCGATGGAGGTAATGACCAAAGGCGCGGCCAATATCCTGACCGAGCTGTACAACAAAGGCGAAGTGGCCGGCGTCATCAGCCTCGGCGGCTCGGCCGGCACCACCATCGGCACGGCGGCGATGCGGGCCCTGCCAGTCGGGGTCCCGAAAGTGATGGTGTCCACTATGGCATCCGGCGACACCCGCCCCTATGTCGGCGTCAAGGACATTACGATGATGTACTCGGTTGTCGATATCTCGGGAATAAACAGCCTGTCACGCCGGATACTGGCCAACGCCGCCTTCGCCGTCGCCGGCATGGCCGGGGGCGAATTGCCCGCCGGCGCGCAGGATAAGCCGCTTATCGCCGCGACGATGTTCGGCGTTACGACCCCGTGCGTAACCAAAGCAAAAGAGTATCTCGAAGCGCAAGGATACGAATTGCTCGTTTTCCATGCCACCGGGACGGGCGGGCAGGCAATGGAGGGCCTGGTGGACGGTGGCTTCATGAAAGGCGTCCTCGACATAACCACCACCGAATGGGCGGACGAACTCGCGGGCGGGGTTCTGTCGGCCGGCCCGCATCGCCTTGAGGCGGCCGGGAAAAACGGTCTTCCCCAGGTCGTGTCCGTGGGCGCCCTCGACATGGTCAACTTCGGCCCGCCGGACACCATCCCCGCCAAATACAAGGATCGCTTGTTCTACCAGCACAACCCCACCGTCACGCTGATGCGCACCACCGCCGAAGAATGCCGCAAACTCGGCGAAATCATCGCCGCCAAGCTTAATGCAGCGCAGGGTCCCGTGGCCCTGTTCCTGCCGCTAAAAGGCGTTTCGCTCATCGACACTGCCGGCAAACCGTTTTTCGACCCTGAAGCCGACGCAGCCCTGTTCGACGCCCTGCGGACAAATATAGACCGTGCTAAAGTCGAACTGATCGAGATGGACAACGACATCAACGACGACGAATTTGCGCTGGCGATGGCCGCCAAATTGCAGTCTTATCTGGAAAAATAG
- a CDS encoding phosphoenolpyruvate hydrolase family protein, translating into MKAREDIRKSLAENRTENQPIIGVAVGSGLSAKQAIAGGADFLLALNAGRFRMAGISSLAALLPYANSNEMVLDFGSREIIPRAGNSPVIFGACATDVTVDQDALIAKIRARGFQGVNNFPTVGLIDGSLRQALEEGGLGFEREVEFIAKAAKAGLFTVAFVFDEHQGQAMAAAGADIICAHLGLTVGGKTGAKHSISLEKGIKLANGIFATVDSRHPAPIKMIYGGPVSTPEQTAYFYGNTGAVGYIGGSSFERIPAETTIEKVTGQFKNYMRLKRENESLRRKLLKKKVFDEIVGQSRIMQELFEIVSKVADKNVNVLVCGESGTGKELVVRAIHYNSPRNSQPFIKVNCASIPDTLLESELFGHEKGSFTGATRKRVGLFELANRGTLFLDEVSEMSPGTQAKLLRAIQQQEFLRIGGSEPIKVDTRIICATNADLHAAVAQGKFREDLFYRINVVTIRTPPLRQHKEDIPLLVNYFLEKIRVKFNRDIRRLSAAALDALMQYHWPGNVRELEHVLESAAILCDGDVIDDCDLPISPSGRIAVSGANGDNVVNLPRTATASLERQIILGTLNQHAWHRQKTAQFLGITRRTLLNKMKKYGIRERDSFDG; encoded by the coding sequence ATGAAGGCGCGAGAAGATATTCGCAAGTCACTGGCCGAAAACCGCACCGAAAACCAGCCGATAATCGGTGTGGCCGTGGGCTCCGGCCTGTCTGCCAAACAGGCCATCGCGGGCGGGGCCGACTTCCTGCTGGCCCTCAACGCCGGCCGGTTCCGCATGGCGGGCATAAGCTCGCTAGCCGCTCTGCTGCCGTACGCCAACAGCAACGAAATGGTCCTCGATTTCGGCTCCCGTGAAATCATCCCCCGCGCCGGAAACAGCCCGGTCATTTTCGGCGCCTGCGCCACCGATGTCACCGTCGACCAGGATGCGCTGATCGCAAAAATCCGCGCCCGGGGATTCCAGGGCGTGAATAACTTCCCCACGGTCGGTCTGATCGACGGCTCTTTGCGGCAGGCCCTGGAAGAAGGGGGCCTCGGCTTCGAGCGGGAAGTGGAGTTCATCGCCAAAGCGGCCAAAGCCGGCCTGTTTACCGTCGCGTTCGTCTTCGACGAGCACCAGGGGCAAGCGATGGCGGCTGCCGGCGCCGACATAATTTGTGCCCACCTGGGACTTACCGTCGGCGGAAAGACGGGGGCCAAGCACTCCATTTCGCTGGAAAAAGGCATAAAGCTCGCAAACGGCATTTTCGCTACGGTCGATAGCCGGCATCCGGCCCCGATCAAAATGATTTACGGCGGTCCTGTGTCTACGCCTGAGCAGACAGCGTATTTTTACGGTAACACCGGAGCGGTGGGCTACATCGGCGGGTCGAGCTTCGAGCGGATTCCGGCCGAAACCACAATCGAGAAAGTGACCGGTCAGTTTAAGAACTACATGCGCCTCAAGCGGGAGAATGAGTCGCTGCGCCGCAAACTGCTCAAGAAAAAAGTTTTCGACGAGATTGTCGGCCAAAGCAGAATAATGCAGGAGCTGTTCGAAATCGTCAGCAAAGTCGCGGATAAAAACGTCAATGTCCTGGTATGCGGCGAGAGCGGCACTGGCAAGGAACTGGTCGTCAGGGCGATCCACTACAACAGCCCGCGCAACAGCCAACCGTTCATCAAGGTCAACTGCGCCTCGATACCCGATACTCTGCTGGAAAGCGAGCTGTTCGGACATGAGAAGGGTTCTTTCACCGGCGCCACGCGCAAGCGGGTGGGCTTGTTCGAACTGGCCAATCGCGGGACGCTTTTCCTCGACGAAGTGAGCGAAATGAGCCCGGGAACCCAGGCCAAACTGCTCAGGGCGATTCAGCAACAGGAATTCCTCCGTATCGGCGGCAGCGAGCCCATCAAGGTCGACACCCGGATAATCTGCGCCACTAACGCCGACCTGCACGCCGCTGTCGCTCAGGGAAAGTTTCGCGAAGATCTCTTTTACCGCATAAACGTGGTCACCATCCGCACACCGCCGCTCAGACAGCACAAAGAGGACATTCCCCTGCTCGTGAACTACTTCCTGGAAAAGATCCGCGTCAAGTTCAACCGCGACATCAGACGACTGTCGGCGGCCGCCCTCGACGCCCTTATGCAGTACCACTGGCCTGGCAACGTCCGCGAGCTGGAGCACGTGCTGGAGAGCGCGGCCATCCTTTGCGACGGCGACGTTATAGACGACTGCGACCTGCCAATCAGCCCCTCTGGCCGAATCGCCGTCAGCGGCGCAAACGGCGACAACGTCGTAAACTTGCCCAGGACCGCTACCGCCTCATTGGAACGGCAGATCATCCTCGGCACGCTCAACCAACATGCCTGGCACCGTCAGAAAACCGCGCAGTTTCTCGGCATCACCCGTCGCACCCTCCTCAATAAGATGAAAAAGTACGGCATAAGGGAGCGGGATTCGTTCGACGGGTAG
- a CDS encoding metalloregulator ArsR/SmtB family transcription factor, whose product MAQDIMTRLTAEFLKSIAHPARVRILRLLAPGERCVCELIAGIDIEQSNLSQHLSVLKKQGIIDSRKEGTKVFYRILHPSVLEVLGAVEKTLDEQISESHKRLSRLKRGERDI is encoded by the coding sequence ATGGCGCAAGATATAATGACGAGGCTCACGGCGGAGTTCCTGAAATCGATAGCCCACCCTGCCCGCGTTAGGATTCTGCGGCTGTTGGCGCCGGGAGAGCGTTGCGTGTGCGAGCTGATCGCCGGCATCGATATCGAGCAGTCCAATCTTTCTCAGCACCTGAGCGTATTGAAGAAACAGGGGATTATCGACTCGCGCAAGGAAGGGACGAAAGTGTTCTACCGGATATTGCATCCCTCGGTGCTGGAGGTGCTCGGTGCGGTCGAGAAGACGCTTGACGAACAGATAAGCGAAAGCCATAAACGCCTGAGCAGGCTGAAGAGAGGAGAACGAGACATATGA
- a CDS encoding thioredoxin family protein has protein sequence MKIEVLGMGCQKCATLYENTRQAVAELGLSAEIVKVEDIKEIMKFGVMSTPALAVDGVVKAAGKVLTKEDIKKILA, from the coding sequence ATGAAAATCGAGGTCTTGGGGATGGGGTGCCAGAAATGCGCCACCCTGTACGAGAACACTAGGCAGGCAGTGGCGGAGCTTGGCCTGTCCGCGGAGATCGTCAAAGTTGAGGACATCAAGGAGATAATGAAGTTCGGAGTTATGAGCACCCCCGCCCTGGCGGTGGACGGAGTGGTGAAGGCGGCCGGCAAGGTGCTGACGAAGGAAGATATCAAGAAAATTCTCGCCTGA
- a CDS encoding permease, translating to MSEKQKLMAIIAVFLLAYFLPADHVRFQSAVLEAFRMVNDYAREHVLLCLVPALFIAGAISTFIRQQAVMRYLGAEANKILAYGVAAVSGTILAVCSCTVLPLFAGIYSRGAGIGPATAFLYSGPAINVLAIILTARVLGSEMGLARAVGAVVFSVVIGLIMAFLYRKEEAAKKEAFVLPEGEEPRRALWQEIVYFGGMVAFLVFANWGKPVEPAGFFAAVYNVKWILAGVSLVVVAYTSLAWFDRGELGEWRDSAWFFTKQIMPLLLGGVLVAGFLMGRPGLDAGIIPDDYVMMLVGGNSLQANLFASVAGAFMYFATLTEVPILQGLMGSGMGKGPALALLLAGPALSLPSMLVLRQVMGTEKTLVYVTLVVIMASATGMMYGAWF from the coding sequence GTGTCTGAGAAACAAAAACTTATGGCGATAATCGCCGTATTTCTGTTGGCCTATTTCCTGCCGGCCGACCATGTGCGTTTTCAGAGCGCTGTTCTCGAAGCGTTCCGCATGGTCAACGATTATGCGCGCGAACACGTCCTGTTGTGTCTGGTGCCGGCGCTGTTCATCGCCGGCGCGATCTCGACTTTCATCAGGCAGCAGGCGGTGATGCGTTACCTGGGGGCGGAGGCGAATAAGATTCTCGCCTACGGCGTCGCCGCGGTGTCGGGCACCATCCTCGCCGTTTGCTCGTGTACGGTACTGCCGTTGTTCGCGGGGATATACTCCCGGGGGGCGGGAATCGGCCCGGCTACCGCCTTTCTGTATTCCGGGCCGGCCATCAACGTACTGGCGATAATCCTGACGGCGAGGGTGCTGGGGTCTGAAATGGGATTGGCCAGGGCGGTGGGCGCGGTGGTATTTTCGGTGGTGATCGGTCTGATTATGGCGTTCCTCTATAGGAAGGAAGAGGCCGCCAAGAAGGAAGCGTTCGTGTTGCCGGAGGGCGAGGAACCGCGGCGGGCGCTGTGGCAGGAAATAGTGTACTTCGGCGGTATGGTGGCTTTCCTGGTGTTTGCCAACTGGGGCAAACCTGTCGAACCGGCCGGCTTTTTCGCGGCAGTGTACAATGTCAAGTGGATTCTTGCGGGCGTCAGCCTTGTTGTGGTGGCATATACCTCGCTGGCCTGGTTCGACCGCGGCGAGCTTGGAGAGTGGCGCGACAGCGCCTGGTTTTTCACCAAGCAGATCATGCCATTGCTCCTGGGTGGCGTGCTGGTCGCCGGGTTTCTGATGGGACGTCCCGGCCTTGACGCCGGCATTATACCGGACGATTACGTGATGATGCTGGTCGGCGGCAACAGCCTGCAGGCCAACCTGTTCGCCAGCGTTGCCGGCGCTTTCATGTATTTCGCGACACTCACCGAGGTGCCCATCCTGCAGGGCCTGATGGGCTCGGGCATGGGCAAGGGGCCCGCGCTGGCCTTGCTGCTGGCCGGTCCGGCGCTCAGCCTGCCGAGCATGCTTGTTTTGCGGCAGGTTATGGGGACGGAGAAAACGCTGGTCTATGTGACGCTGGTGGTGATTATGGCGTCGGCGACGGGAATGATGTACGGCGCTTGGTTTTAG
- a CDS encoding alpha/beta hydrolase, producing MAKTHSVASHRVAGGGGVSLYVEETGRADGRPILFIHGFNQCRLVWAKQTNSSLADEFRLITLDNRGHGLSDKPRDAYGESRLWAEDIAAVIDALRLERPVLVGWSYAGLIVLDYLRHYGEDGIAGVNLVGARTCIGTPAAIAATGEKYLPLRQAMFSGDITEAVDGLARFLKLCTYNPLPPEEYYLFLGFNAVVPPYVRQGLMSRATGNDDLLPTLQKPFLITHGTEDAVILPRHAEHNAALLPNAKISFYPEAGHNTFWEHAPRFNRELQAFAASV from the coding sequence ATGGCAAAAACTCATTCTGTTGCCAGCCATCGGGTCGCCGGCGGCGGCGGAGTAAGCCTTTATGTAGAAGAGACGGGTCGCGCCGACGGCCGACCGATCCTTTTCATCCACGGGTTCAACCAGTGTAGGTTGGTATGGGCGAAACAGACCAACTCCTCCCTGGCAGACGAATTCCGCCTCATAACGCTCGACAACCGCGGTCACGGACTTTCCGACAAGCCCCGCGACGCCTATGGCGAATCACGGCTGTGGGCGGAAGATATCGCCGCCGTCATCGACGCCCTGCGGCTCGAGCGCCCTGTCCTTGTCGGCTGGTCCTACGCCGGCCTGATCGTTCTCGATTACCTCCGCCATTACGGCGAGGACGGCATCGCCGGCGTCAACCTCGTCGGCGCCAGAACCTGCATCGGCACGCCCGCAGCCATCGCCGCCACCGGCGAAAAGTACCTCCCCCTTCGTCAGGCGATGTTTTCCGGCGATATCACCGAAGCTGTCGACGGCCTCGCCAGATTCCTCAAGCTCTGCACCTACAACCCCCTCCCGCCGGAGGAATACTACCTGTTCCTCGGCTTCAACGCCGTCGTCCCGCCCTACGTCCGCCAGGGGCTGATGAGCCGTGCCACGGGTAATGACGACCTGTTGCCGACTCTCCAAAAACCTTTCCTCATCACCCATGGCACCGAAGACGCCGTTATTCTCCCCCGCCACGCCGAACACAACGCCGCCTTGCTGCCCAACGCGAAGATTTCCTTCTACCCGGAAGCCGGACACAACACCTTCTGGGAGCACGCGCCCCGTTTCAACCGGGAACTGCAGGCATTCGCCGCCTCTGTATGA
- a CDS encoding YdiU family protein produces the protein MTKAQTATTTGWNLDNSYARLPKPFFRILDPTPVRSPKLVILNRPLAATLGLDIQALQSDEGVATLAGNRVPEGAVPLAQTYAGHQFGHFTILGDGRALLLGEQLTPEGERLDIQLKGSGRTPYSRGGDGRAALGPMLREYIISEAMHALDISTTRSLAVVSTGENVVRETMLPGAVLTRVAASHLRVGTFQYALTRGTTDDLRILADYTLRRHFPTVPLDENRYLSLLNAVIERQAALIAKWQLVGFVHGVMNTDNMTLSGETIDYGPCAFMDTYDPATVFSSIDVNGRYAYGNQPHIAGWNLARFAETLLPLLHPEEALAIKLAQDALSTYPELYQRNWLAGMRAKLGLFNEETGDNDLFEDLLGLMQKHRADYTNTFRTLTADEPGEHGMFAGLEFAGWRERWLARLGRQEQPAAAAKQLMRDTNPAIIPRNHRVEAALESAVKHGDYSVMERLIDVLSVPFAYSAAQTEYSTPPEPSACPYRTFCGT, from the coding sequence ATGACAAAAGCGCAAACAGCTACAACGACCGGTTGGAACCTAGACAATAGTTACGCCCGACTGCCGAAACCTTTTTTCCGCATCCTCGACCCCACGCCCGTGCGATCGCCAAAATTGGTTATTCTTAACCGTCCCTTGGCCGCAACTCTCGGACTTGATATTCAGGCGCTGCAAAGCGACGAAGGAGTGGCCACGCTTGCCGGCAATCGGGTGCCCGAAGGCGCGGTGCCGCTCGCTCAGACTTACGCGGGGCACCAATTCGGGCATTTCACCATACTGGGGGATGGCCGGGCCCTTCTACTTGGCGAGCAGCTTACTCCCGAAGGCGAACGGCTAGATATCCAACTGAAGGGCTCGGGAAGAACGCCGTATTCCCGTGGTGGCGACGGCCGAGCGGCACTCGGGCCGATGCTGCGCGAGTACATCATCAGTGAAGCGATGCATGCCTTAGACATTTCCACAACCCGCAGCCTCGCCGTGGTGTCGACCGGTGAAAACGTAGTCCGGGAAACCATGCTGCCTGGCGCGGTTCTTACCCGGGTGGCGGCCAGCCATCTTCGCGTCGGTACCTTCCAGTATGCCCTAACCAGGGGGACCACCGACGATCTCCGGATCCTGGCCGACTATACGCTCAGGCGTCATTTCCCAACCGTCCCGCTTGATGAAAACCGCTATCTTTCCCTGCTGAACGCTGTGATTGAGCGCCAGGCCGCGCTGATCGCCAAATGGCAGTTGGTCGGTTTCGTCCATGGGGTGATGAACACTGACAACATGACCCTTAGCGGTGAAACTATTGATTACGGCCCCTGCGCCTTTATGGATACCTATGACCCGGCTACCGTGTTCAGTTCCATCGACGTCAACGGACGGTATGCGTACGGTAATCAACCACACATCGCCGGCTGGAATCTCGCTCGCTTCGCCGAAACCCTGCTGCCGTTGCTGCATCCCGAAGAGGCGCTGGCGATAAAGCTTGCTCAAGATGCGCTTTCCACATATCCAGAGTTGTATCAACGCAACTGGCTCGCGGGTATGAGGGCGAAACTGGGGCTGTTCAACGAGGAAACTGGCGATAACGATCTTTTCGAAGACCTTCTCGGCTTGATGCAGAAGCATCGGGCCGACTATACCAATACTTTCCGGACGTTGACCGCCGATGAGCCGGGGGAACATGGTATGTTCGCCGGCCTTGAGTTTGCCGGCTGGCGCGAGCGCTGGCTGGCAAGACTCGGAAGGCAGGAACAGCCTGCCGCCGCGGCGAAACAGCTTATGCGCGACACCAACCCGGCAATAATTCCCCGCAACCACCGGGTCGAGGCCGCGCTCGAGAGTGCGGTGAAACACGGCGACTACTCCGTGATGGAGCGACTCATCGACGTTTTGTCAGTACCCTTCGCCTACTCCGCCGCACAGACCGAATACTCCACGCCCCCGGAGCCATCCGCCTGCCCTTACCGGACCTTTTGCGGCACGTGA
- a CDS encoding C-GCAxxG-C-C family (seleno)protein yields MDSEQMDVKQLAGQHFREGYNCAEAVLRSFNAALDLGLGDDALRLAAGFGGGIGHSGCVCGALAASIMVLGALQGRRSNEENRDEAYRLSQGFHDRFSGSFGGTCCRALNPHPFETREHLRGCLKITGRTAELLMDYIRENGIAKKDPGPQSL; encoded by the coding sequence GTGGATAGTGAGCAGATGGATGTCAAACAATTAGCGGGGCAGCATTTCCGTGAGGGCTACAACTGTGCCGAGGCGGTTTTGCGGTCCTTCAACGCGGCGCTCGATCTGGGGCTGGGCGATGACGCCCTGAGGCTCGCCGCCGGCTTCGGGGGCGGCATCGGTCACTCTGGCTGCGTGTGCGGCGCGCTGGCGGCTTCGATTATGGTGCTGGGAGCGCTTCAGGGGCGGAGGAGCAACGAGGAGAACCGCGACGAAGCGTACCGTCTGAGCCAGGGTTTCCACGACCGTTTCAGCGGCAGCTTCGGCGGGACTTGCTGCCGGGCGCTCAATCCTCATCCGTTCGAGACCAGGGAGCATCTGCGCGGCTGCCTGAAAATCACCGGTCGAACAGCCGAGCTGCTTATGGATTATATCCGCGAAAACGGCATCGCCAAAAAGGACCCTGGCCCACAAAGCCTTTAG
- a CDS encoding iron-sulfur cluster assembly scaffold protein — translation MYSEKVMEHYMMPRNAWHMPEADGVGCVYSGECGDKFTMFIRVCGDIIRDVSFLASGCGAAIAAGSLTTMLARGKTIKEALKITEEDVIRALGGLPAAKQHCSDLSVSALQTAIMDYLAKQQREIKEFFEN, via the coding sequence ATGTATTCCGAGAAGGTAATGGAGCATTATATGATGCCGCGCAATGCCTGGCACATGCCGGAAGCGGACGGAGTGGGCTGCGTTTACAGCGGCGAATGCGGCGACAAGTTTACGATGTTTATCCGCGTTTGCGGCGACATCATCCGGGATGTCAGCTTCCTGGCCAGCGGATGCGGGGCGGCAATCGCCGCCGGCAGTCTCACGACCATGCTCGCCAGAGGCAAGACCATCAAGGAGGCGCTTAAGATCACCGAAGAGGACGTGATCCGCGCCCTGGGCGGGCTGCCAGCGGCGAAACAGCACTGTTCCGACCTGAGTGTCAGCGCGCTGCAGACGGCGATAATGGATTACCTGGCGAAACAACAGCGTGAGATAAAAGAGTTTTTCGAGAATTAG